DNA from Bradyrhizobium diazoefficiens USDA 110:
ACCGGCTGTTCTCGAGCTCTGCTTCCAGCCGCGCCGTCTCGGCCATCGCCTGCTTGATATTGCCTTCCTTGACGTGGCCGAAGCCGCGGATCGTCTCGGGCACGCGAGCAAGCCTTGCCAGCAGCGGGATCTGCGCCGCTTTCAGCCCAACGATCCGCTGATCGATCATCGTCAGATAATTCTCGATCAGCTTCCGCTCGGTCCGGCGCTCCTCAGTGCGGCCGAACGGATCGAACGCGCCACCGCGCAGGAATTTCAGCTTGGCCAGCACGCGGAAGGTGTGGATCATCCAGCCGCCGAACTCCTTCTTCCGGAGATGCCCGGTCGTCTTGTCGCGCTGCGCGAAGATCGGCGGGGCGAGGTAGAACTTCAGCGAAAAGTCGCCGTCGAACTTCTCCGAGACCTTCTTGGCAAAGCTGCCGTCGGTGTAGAGCCGCGCGACCTCGTACTCGTCCTTGTAGGACATCAGCTTGAACAGATTCTTGGCCACGGCCTCGGTCAGCTCCGTGGACGCGGGCGAGGCCGCGCTCTCCGCCTTGCGCACCTTGGCGACGGCTGCGAGGTAGCGGTCGGCATACGCCTTGTCCTGATAGCCGGTCAAAAATTCCGCGCGCGTTGCGATGATGTCGTCGAGCGATTTGGTCGGCGCGGACGCCCGGCTCTTGAACTGGAGCACGCTGCGCACCCGCGACATGTCGTGGGCGGCCAGGCGCCCCCAGGTGAAGGCGAGCTTGTTCATCTCGATTGCAGCGCCGTTGATCTCGATGGCGCGGAGCAGGGCCTCCAGCGACAGCGGAATCGCGCCCTTCTGGAAGGCGAAGCCGAGCATGAAGGGATTGGTCGCGATGGAATCGCCCATCAAGGCTGCGGCAATGCCTGTCGCGTCGATGATGTCGAGATTCTTGTCGCCGACGGCGTCGCGCAACACGGTCTGCATCGTGCCCATCTCGAAATCGAGATCGGGGTTTTGCACGAAGCTCGCGGTCGGCTGCAGATCGGCATTGATATAGGCCTTCGTCACCCCGCGTTCGGCGCGGCTGAGCGCGGAGGGACCTGCCGAGACGATCATGTCGCAGCCGAGGATGACGTCGGCGCCGCCGGTGGTGATGCGGACGGCGGAGATATCCTCAGGCTTCGGCGCGATGCGGACATGGCTCATCACCGCGCCGTTCTTCTGCGACAGGCCGGTGAAGTCCAGCGCCGAGCAGCCGCGGCCGTCGACATGGGCGGCCATGCCGAGCAGCGCGCCGATGGTGATGACGCCGGTGCCGCCGATGCCGGTGACGAGGATGTTGTAGGGGCCGTCCAGCTCACGCGCCGGCGGCAGCGGCAGATCGGCGAACAGCTGGCCGGAGTCCACCGACGACGTCTTGATGCGCTTGAGCGTGCCGCCATGCACCGTGACGAAGCTCGGGCAAAAGCCTTCGACGCAGGAAAAGTCCTTGTTGCAGTTCGACTGGTCGATCTGGCGCTTGCGGCCGAACTCGGTCTCCAGCGGCTGTACCGAGACGCAATTGGAAGCTTGCGAGCAGTCGCCGCAGCCTTCGCAGACGAGCTCGTTGATGAAGGCGCGCTTGGCGGGATCGGGATAGAGCCCGCGCTTGCGGCGGCGGCGCTTTTCGGCCGCGCAGGTCTGGTCGTAGATGACGACCGTGAGGCCCTTGATGTCGCGCAATTCGCGCTGCACGGCATCAAGCTCGCGGCGGTGATGGATGGTCGCGCCTTGCGGGAAGTAGTTGCCTTCGGGGTATTTGCCCGGATCATCCGAGACGATCGCCAGCCGCTTGACGCCTTCGGCCCAGACCTGATGCGCGATCTGCGCGACGTTGAAGGCGCCCTCGGCGGGCTGACCGCCGGTCATCGCGACGGCGTCGTTGTAGAGGATCTTGTAGGTGATGTTGATGCCGGCGGCGGAGGCGGCGCGAAGGGCGAGAAGCCCGGAATGGGTGTAGGTGCCGTCGCCGAGGTTCTGGAAGATGTGCTGCTCGGTGGTGAAGGGCGACTGGCCGATCCAGTTCACGCCCTCGGCGCCCATGTGCGAGATCAAATCGGTACGGCGGGTCGGCATGCTCAGGGCCATGCCGTGGCAGCCGATGCCGGCCATGGCGCGGCTGCCCTCCGGCACGCGCGTCGAGGAATTGTGCGGGCAGCCCGAGCAGAAGAACGGCGTGCGCGCGAGCTTGATCGGCGCGCTGGTGGTGACGGGATTGTCGAAGGCCTCGAGCCGCGCTAGGCGCTGCTCGAGCACCGGGCTGTGATGGCCGAGCTTGCGCAGCCGCGCCACCAGCGCGCCAGCCACGATGGTCGGCGTCAGCTCGCCCTCGCTCGGCAGCAGCGGCGCGCCGCGCTCGTCGCGCTTGCCCGTGACGGTCGGGCGCCTCGACGCGTCGATGTTGTAGAGGATGCGCATCAGCTGGTCTTCGATGAAGCCACGCTTCTCCTCGACCACCAGGACGTCCTGAAGTCCTTCGGCGAAACGCCTGGCGCCGCTCTCCTCGAGCGGCCAGGTCAGCGCGACCTTGTAGATGCGAAGGCCGAGATCCTGCGCGTCCTTGTCGGTAATCCCTAAGTCGGCGAGCGCTTGGCGCAGATCGAGATAGGCCTTGCCGGTTGCGACAATGCCGAGCCGGGCCGGCTTTGAATCGAGCACGATGCGGTCGAGCTGGTTGGCGCGGGCAAAAGCCTGCACGGCGGCCATCTTCGGGCCGAACAGGCGCCTCTCGGCGTCCAGCGGCGGATCGGGCCAGCGGATGTTGAGGCCGCCGGGCGGCATCTCGAAATCATGGGGCAGCTTGATCTGGATACGTTCAGGGTCGCTGTCAATCGACGCCGAGCTTTCGACGGTCTCGCTGATCGCCTTGAAGCCGACCCAGCAGCCGGAGAAACGCGACAGCGCAAAACCGTAGAGACCGAGATCGAGATAGTCCTGCAGCGTCGCCGGATTGATCACGGGGATCAGCGCCGCCGCGAACACCTGCTCGCTCTGATGCGCGAGCGTCGAGGACTGGCAGCCATGGTCGTCGCCGGCCAGCGCCA
Protein-coding regions in this window:
- a CDS encoding indolepyruvate ferredoxin oxidoreductase family protein → MTRTSEMTLMQVELDDKYRLESKRIFLSGTQALVRLPMLQRERDRLQGLNTGGFISGYRGSPLGMYDHALWRAKSFLQQHDIAFVPGLNEDLAATAVWGSQQVGLFPGAKVDGVFGIWYGKGPGVDRSVDALKHANAAGTSLNGGVLALAGDDHGCQSSTLAHQSEQVFAAALIPVINPATLQDYLDLGLYGFALSRFSGCWVGFKAISETVESSASIDSDPERIQIKLPHDFEMPPGGLNIRWPDPPLDAERRLFGPKMAAVQAFARANQLDRIVLDSKPARLGIVATGKAYLDLRQALADLGITDKDAQDLGLRIYKVALTWPLEESGARRFAEGLQDVLVVEEKRGFIEDQLMRILYNIDASRRPTVTGKRDERGAPLLPSEGELTPTIVAGALVARLRKLGHHSPVLEQRLARLEAFDNPVTTSAPIKLARTPFFCSGCPHNSSTRVPEGSRAMAGIGCHGMALSMPTRRTDLISHMGAEGVNWIGQSPFTTEQHIFQNLGDGTYTHSGLLALRAASAAGINITYKILYNDAVAMTGGQPAEGAFNVAQIAHQVWAEGVKRLAIVSDDPGKYPEGNYFPQGATIHHRRELDAVQRELRDIKGLTVVIYDQTCAAEKRRRRKRGLYPDPAKRAFINELVCEGCGDCSQASNCVSVQPLETEFGRKRQIDQSNCNKDFSCVEGFCPSFVTVHGGTLKRIKTSSVDSGQLFADLPLPPARELDGPYNILVTGIGGTGVITIGALLGMAAHVDGRGCSALDFTGLSQKNGAVMSHVRIAPKPEDISAVRITTGGADVILGCDMIVSAGPSALSRAERGVTKAYINADLQPTASFVQNPDLDFEMGTMQTVLRDAVGDKNLDIIDATGIAAALMGDSIATNPFMLGFAFQKGAIPLSLEALLRAIEINGAAIEMNKLAFTWGRLAAHDMSRVRSVLQFKSRASAPTKSLDDIIATRAEFLTGYQDKAYADRYLAAVAKVRKAESAASPASTELTEAVAKNLFKLMSYKDEYEVARLYTDGSFAKKVSEKFDGDFSLKFYLAPPIFAQRDKTTGHLRKKEFGGWMIHTFRVLAKLKFLRGGAFDPFGRTEERRTERKLIENYLTMIDQRIVGLKAAQIPLLARLARVPETIRGFGHVKEGNIKQAMAETARLEAELENSRFAAAAE